One window from the genome of Paenibacillus azoreducens encodes:
- a CDS encoding ArsR/SmtB family transcription factor, producing MNMTGVYKIKTHDQLKAIADPLRTKILMKLVKEAYTGQQLAEMLGIQRNNIYFHLKELEKHGIIQVVRKEEKNGIVQKYYRAVAGRFIPEDHLLPSADLVETSRQVFMETLEATRTKIENAPAESFALDSRNETRRKNIASTYRFHATEESFHAFVEEFRQLMNKHFTIQTSETADSQESVEEKGYYLSLIAFQDDDENITN from the coding sequence ATGAATATGACTGGTGTCTACAAAATCAAAACGCATGATCAGCTCAAAGCCATTGCCGATCCTCTCCGCACGAAAATACTAATGAAACTGGTAAAGGAAGCTTACACCGGACAGCAGTTGGCCGAAATGCTGGGTATCCAGCGCAACAATATTTATTTCCACTTAAAAGAGCTGGAGAAGCATGGCATCATTCAAGTGGTACGCAAGGAAGAGAAAAACGGAATCGTTCAGAAGTATTATCGCGCGGTAGCCGGCCGGTTCATACCGGAAGATCATTTGCTGCCAAGCGCGGATTTGGTGGAAACATCGCGGCAGGTATTTATGGAGACGCTTGAGGCGACTCGTACCAAAATCGAAAACGCGCCGGCCGAATCTTTTGCCTTGGACAGCAGGAATGAGACCAGGCGAAAAAATATCGCCTCGACTTATCGTTTTCATGCAACCGAGGAAAGCTTCCATGCTTTTGTGGAGGAATTCCGCCAGCTTATGAACAAGCATTTCACAATTCAGACGAGTGAAACCGCTGATTCTCAAGAATCAGTAGAAGAAAAAGGTTACTACTTGTCCTTGATTGCGTTTCAGGATGATGACGAGAACATTACCAATTAA
- a CDS encoding carbohydrate ABC transporter permease yields MKYWLRKDASAAMMFLLPSGVGFAMFYLIPFVMGAFYSFMDNTVGGHFVGLNNYRELLASESFRKAASNTFYFSAVSVPLMLALSLGLALLLNQSTYLRKWLRTAYVMPLVVPVASIIMIWQMLFDWNGSLNAWLSHFGIARVDWMKTDAARVVVVVVYLWKNIGYNVILFLAGLQQIPKDYYETAQIEGAGRLRQFRSITLVYLTSTMFFVVIMSIINSFKVFRETYLIAGDYPHDSIYMMQHYMNNMFMSLDIQKLTAAANLMFCCILLVVIILFTLERQHRRYME; encoded by the coding sequence ATGAAATACTGGCTCCGTAAGGATGCATCAGCGGCAATGATGTTCCTCTTGCCCAGCGGCGTCGGATTCGCGATGTTTTACCTGATCCCGTTCGTTATGGGCGCATTTTATTCCTTTATGGACAATACAGTAGGCGGGCATTTTGTCGGGCTTAACAATTACCGCGAGCTGCTGGCGAGCGAATCCTTCCGCAAAGCGGCGTCCAACACGTTTTATTTCAGCGCGGTTAGCGTTCCGCTGATGCTTGCCCTGTCATTAGGATTGGCGCTGCTCTTGAACCAAAGTACATATCTTCGGAAATGGCTGCGGACTGCCTATGTGATGCCGCTGGTTGTACCCGTTGCGTCGATTATCATGATCTGGCAGATGCTGTTTGATTGGAACGGATCTTTAAATGCTTGGCTCAGCCACTTCGGGATTGCCCGCGTGGATTGGATGAAGACGGATGCTGCCCGGGTTGTGGTGGTTGTCGTGTACTTATGGAAGAACATTGGCTATAACGTCATTTTGTTTTTGGCCGGATTACAGCAAATCCCGAAAGACTACTATGAAACAGCACAGATCGAAGGAGCGGGACGATTACGCCAGTTCAGGAGCATTACGCTGGTTTATTTAACCTCCACCATGTTTTTTGTCGTCATCATGTCGATCATCAACTCGTTTAAAGTGTTCCGGGAGACGTATTTGATCGCAGGCGATTATCCGCATGACAGCATTTATATGATGCAGCACTACATGAACAACATGTTCATGTCGCTGGACATACAGAAGCTGACTGCGGCGGCAAACTTGATGTTTTGCTGCATTTTGCTGGTCGTGATCATCTTGTTCACACTGGAACGCCAGCATCGACGCTACATGGAATAG
- a CDS encoding N-acetyltransferase has product MIIRPAKTDEIQRLVEIWISGSLRAHDFIDPEYWMSGKKEMAEKYLPMSRSYVIEQNGVIAGFVSMVDDYLAALFVDEAYQKKGYGKLLLDYIKEKHKTIQLRVYKKNTAATGFYHYNGFQVVEEGVDEDTGQQEFVMEWSKRG; this is encoded by the coding sequence ATGATCATTAGACCAGCCAAAACAGATGAGATTCAAAGATTAGTGGAAATCTGGATTTCCGGTTCACTGAGAGCCCATGATTTTATTGATCCGGAGTACTGGATGTCGGGTAAAAAAGAGATGGCCGAGAAATACCTGCCAATGTCGCGGTCATACGTTATTGAGCAAAATGGCGTGATCGCCGGTTTTGTATCGATGGTTGACGATTATCTGGCGGCATTATTCGTAGATGAAGCCTATCAGAAGAAAGGATACGGAAAGTTATTATTAGACTACATAAAAGAAAAACATAAAACGATTCAACTTCGGGTCTATAAGAAAAACACGGCGGCCACCGGGTTTTATCATTACAATGGCTTTCAAGTAGTTGAAGAAGGCGTTGATGAAGATACGGGCCAACAGGAGTTTGTGATGGAGTGGAGTAAAAGGGGCTGA
- a CDS encoding iron-hydroxamate ABC transporter substrate-binding protein — protein MKKYFSLPVLLLVLLLSACGGGQTNDAKNADQISGEASASNSAAKSDTFTYQSENGPVEVPKNPQRVVVLTRFLTGNVMALGVPVVGADEMSIENPRFQDKLKDVEAVSDESVEKIIELNPDLIVGLSNIKNIDKLKQIAPTVTFTYGKVDYLTQQIEIGKLLNKEKEAKAWVDDFKARAQKAGEEIKAKIGSDATVSVVETFNKQLYVYGYNFGRGTEILYNEFKLGMPEKVKEATAKDGYLALSTEVLKDYFGDYVILSKNADEDSSFQKTETYKNIPAVKNNHVFEVDAKSFYFNDPLSLDYQLDFFIKSFLGK, from the coding sequence ATGAAAAAGTATTTTTCTTTGCCAGTTCTACTGCTTGTTTTATTGCTAAGCGCCTGCGGCGGCGGTCAAACGAATGACGCCAAAAACGCGGACCAGATTTCCGGGGAGGCATCCGCTTCAAATTCCGCTGCGAAATCCGACACCTTTACATACCAATCCGAAAACGGGCCGGTCGAAGTGCCAAAAAATCCGCAGCGTGTCGTTGTGCTGACGAGATTTTTGACAGGCAACGTGATGGCGCTTGGGGTCCCGGTCGTGGGCGCAGATGAAATGTCGATCGAAAACCCAAGGTTTCAGGATAAACTAAAAGATGTCGAGGCGGTTTCCGACGAAAGCGTCGAAAAAATCATCGAGCTGAATCCCGATCTCATCGTTGGATTATCCAACATTAAAAACATTGACAAGTTGAAGCAAATCGCCCCTACCGTAACCTTTACATACGGCAAGGTCGATTATTTAACGCAGCAGATTGAAATCGGCAAATTGCTGAATAAGGAAAAAGAAGCTAAGGCATGGGTCGATGATTTTAAAGCACGTGCCCAAAAAGCCGGCGAAGAAATCAAAGCGAAAATAGGCAGCGATGCAACCGTATCAGTTGTTGAAACATTTAATAAGCAGCTTTATGTCTACGGTTATAATTTCGGGCGCGGCACCGAGATTCTCTATAATGAATTTAAGCTTGGCATGCCGGAAAAGGTTAAGGAAGCGACGGCAAAAGACGGTTACTTGGCCCTGTCGACCGAGGTCTTGAAGGACTATTTTGGCGACTACGTGATCTTAAGCAAAAATGCGGATGAGGACAGCTCCTTCCAAAAAACTGAAACATATAAAAACATTCCGGCCGTCAAAAACAATCATGTTTTTGAAGTCGATGCGAAGTCGTTTTATTTCAACGATCCACTCAGTCTGGACTATCAATTGGATTTCTTCATCAAAAGTTTTCTTGGCAAGTAA
- a CDS encoding MBL fold metallo-hydrolase, producing MQQNNPHPIIIDDAWFTVSKLDESSFAISEYGHWEKVHSYLLIGEERAALIDTGLGIDNMRRMTDQLTDLPIMVLTTHVHADHIGSHGQYDEIYVHEAEEDWLVNGIKKLSIEQIRKDISRDITRPVPASFHPSTYTPYQGKPTGLLRDGDEIELGSRKLVIYHTPGHSPGHIAVHDTSRGYLFTGDLLYDETPVYAFYPTTSPGDLVNSLERITGIAGVGKIYGGHNRLGLDPVLLDVVKEAVKELREKNLVRFGTGIHRFNGFSVQF from the coding sequence ATGCAACAAAACAATCCACACCCGATCATCATTGATGATGCTTGGTTTACCGTATCAAAGCTTGATGAAAGCTCATTTGCGATCAGCGAATACGGACATTGGGAAAAGGTGCATTCGTATTTGCTCATAGGGGAAGAGCGCGCTGCCCTGATTGACACCGGGCTCGGCATTGATAATATGAGACGCATGACGGACCAGTTGACCGATCTGCCCATTATGGTACTGACAACGCATGTCCATGCTGATCATATTGGGAGCCATGGCCAATACGATGAAATATATGTGCATGAGGCTGAAGAGGATTGGCTGGTAAACGGGATCAAAAAGCTGTCGATCGAGCAAATCCGCAAGGATATATCGCGTGATATCACAAGACCTGTACCAGCTTCATTTCATCCTTCAACTTATACCCCCTATCAAGGAAAGCCAACCGGCTTGCTCCGCGACGGGGATGAGATCGAACTTGGCTCGCGGAAATTAGTCATCTATCATACTCCCGGCCATTCTCCAGGGCATATCGCAGTCCATGATACGAGCAGGGGGTACTTATTTACAGGCGATCTGCTGTATGATGAGACGCCGGTATATGCCTTTTATCCGACCACCAGTCCGGGAGATCTCGTAAATTCGCTAGAAAGAATCACGGGAATTGCCGGAGTGGGGAAAATTTACGGCGGCCATAACCGCCTTGGTCTGGATCCGGTACTGCTGGACGTGGTGAAAGAAGCGGTAAAGGAATTGCGGGAGAAAAACTTGGTTCGTTTCGGTACAGGCATACACCGTTTTAACGGGTTTTCGGTTCAATTCTGA
- the metE gene encoding 5-methyltetrahydropteroyltriglutamate--homocysteine S-methyltransferase has translation MAISSVLGYPRIGAEREWKKALEAFWAGKLEEAEFHGRLQEIRLDHLRKQQAKGIDLIPVNEFSYYDHVLDTAAMFGLIPKRFAYKGGIVPLSVYYGMARGTKEATACEMTKWFNTNYHYIVPELDGAEPVITENKPLAAYREAKEKLGIEGKPVIVGPLTFLKLSKGFAPEETDAWLNRLLPLYIQVLQDLARESVKWVQLDEPVLVTKLSDADRGRLKTIYDEFSTAVPGLNIMLQTYFESVENYSEIIQLPVKGIGLDFVHGFSGNLQSVKEHGFPADKVLGAGIVDGRGIWKASLNEKLGLLEGLTQFVTDDRLIVQSSCSLLHVPVTVKNETKLITELKNALAFADEKLDEIVNLTKAVSSGKDAIADELAANERDLQALKESAERNRKDVQVTVAAISSQQPERHLPFSERHVVQQQKWQLPILPTTTIGSFPQSAEVRKARQLWRKGEWTEEQYESFIREQIDLWIKLQEDIGLDVLVHGEFERTDMVEFFGEKLAGFAFTQFGWVQSYGSRCVKPPIIFGDVAFEKAMTVEETKYAQSKTRRPVKGMLTGPITIMNWSFVRDDIPREQIAYQLAYALRQEVEALEQAGIGMIQVDEPAVREGLPLKEEEQAEYLAWAVKAFRMTTCTVQDTTQIHTHMCYCEFHDMIDSIEAMDADVISIETSRSHGELIHSFEQNTYKLGIGLGVYDIHSPRVPEVKEMTGMVDRALRVLDPKLFWINPDCGLKTRGKEETVESLRNMVEATRISREKYALKI, from the coding sequence ATGGCGATTAGCAGTGTTCTTGGGTATCCACGTATTGGTGCGGAACGTGAATGGAAGAAAGCGCTCGAAGCATTTTGGGCCGGAAAGCTCGAAGAAGCAGAGTTTCACGGGCGTCTTCAGGAAATCCGCTTGGATCATTTACGCAAACAGCAGGCAAAAGGCATTGATCTGATTCCGGTGAATGAATTCAGTTATTATGATCATGTTTTGGATACGGCGGCGATGTTCGGGCTGATTCCGAAACGTTTTGCATACAAAGGCGGTATTGTGCCCCTGTCCGTATATTACGGTATGGCGCGGGGGACGAAAGAAGCAACGGCTTGCGAGATGACCAAATGGTTTAACACGAACTACCATTACATCGTTCCGGAACTGGACGGGGCGGAACCGGTGATTACCGAAAACAAGCCGTTGGCGGCTTACCGCGAAGCGAAAGAAAAGCTCGGGATCGAAGGGAAGCCGGTGATCGTAGGCCCGCTTACTTTCCTCAAGCTGTCGAAAGGGTTTGCTCCAGAGGAAACGGACGCTTGGCTGAACCGCCTGCTGCCGTTGTATATACAAGTTCTTCAGGATCTTGCGCGGGAAAGCGTTAAGTGGGTGCAGCTGGATGAACCGGTACTCGTTACGAAATTAAGCGATGCCGACCGCGGGCGGCTGAAGACCATTTATGATGAATTCTCCACAGCAGTGCCGGGTCTGAACATTATGCTGCAGACGTATTTTGAGTCGGTGGAAAATTACAGTGAAATCATTCAGCTGCCTGTCAAAGGAATCGGGCTGGATTTCGTACACGGATTCTCCGGAAATTTGCAGTCGGTCAAAGAGCATGGTTTCCCGGCAGACAAAGTTCTGGGTGCGGGCATCGTCGATGGGCGCGGCATCTGGAAGGCTTCGTTGAACGAGAAGCTGGGACTGTTGGAAGGATTGACCCAATTCGTAACGGACGATAGGCTCATCGTGCAGTCATCCTGCAGTTTGCTGCATGTTCCGGTTACGGTTAAGAACGAAACGAAACTTATAACCGAACTTAAGAATGCACTGGCTTTCGCGGATGAAAAGTTGGACGAGATCGTCAATCTGACAAAAGCCGTTTCTTCGGGGAAAGATGCAATCGCAGACGAACTAGCGGCAAACGAGCGCGATTTGCAGGCGCTTAAGGAATCCGCCGAACGCAATCGCAAAGACGTTCAAGTCACGGTCGCTGCGATCAGCAGCCAGCAACCGGAACGCCATTTGCCATTCTCCGAGCGCCATGTTGTTCAGCAGCAGAAATGGCAGCTGCCGATTTTGCCGACAACGACGATCGGAAGCTTTCCGCAATCCGCAGAAGTGCGCAAGGCCCGTCAATTGTGGCGTAAAGGCGAATGGACCGAAGAGCAGTATGAGAGTTTCATTCGTGAGCAAATCGATCTCTGGATCAAGCTGCAGGAAGATATCGGTCTGGACGTGCTGGTGCATGGCGAATTTGAACGGACGGACATGGTCGAATTTTTCGGCGAGAAACTTGCGGGTTTTGCCTTCACCCAGTTTGGCTGGGTTCAATCATACGGTTCCCGCTGCGTGAAACCTCCGATTATCTTCGGGGATGTGGCGTTTGAGAAAGCGATGACCGTCGAGGAAACAAAGTATGCCCAATCGAAGACCCGGCGGCCTGTAAAGGGTATGCTGACGGGACCGATCACGATTATGAACTGGTCCTTCGTTCGTGACGATATCCCTCGCGAGCAAATCGCTTACCAGCTGGCATATGCGCTTCGTCAGGAAGTGGAGGCGCTTGAACAAGCAGGTATCGGCATGATTCAAGTGGATGAGCCTGCGGTTCGCGAAGGGCTGCCGCTGAAGGAAGAAGAGCAGGCGGAATATCTGGCATGGGCCGTCAAAGCATTCCGCATGACCACATGCACAGTTCAAGATACAACGCAGATTCACACGCATATGTGCTACTGTGAATTCCATGATATGATCGATTCGATCGAAGCAATGGATGCGGACGTGATCTCGATCGAGACATCGCGCAGCCATGGCGAACTGATCCACAGCTTTGAGCAAAATACCTACAAGCTGGGTATCGGTCTAGGCGTATATGACATCCACAGCCCACGCGTTCCGGAAGTAAAGGAGATGACCGGCATGGTCGACCGTGCTTTGCGCGTGCTGGATCCGAAGCTTTTCTGGATTAACCCGGACTGCGGGTTGAAAACACGCGGTAAGGAAGAGACAGTGGAATCCTTGCGCAACATGGTTGAAGCGACGCGGATTTCGCGGGAAAAATATGCCTTGAAGATATAA
- a CDS encoding class I SAM-dependent methyltransferase, with amino-acid sequence MENSIKNQVQQQFARNAEKYVKSSGHAKGEDLAWLVTCSKADETMDVLDIATGGGHVANALAPLVRHVTALDLTEEMLNIAAAFIRGNGHTNVGYIAGDAERLPFSDASFDLVTCRIAAHHFPDIPAFVHEAFRVVKPGGKLLLIDNVAPENESLDQFYNAIEKHRDPSHVRAWKKTEWISLLEQTGFHVEMMVSFPKTFEFQDWCERSALPEKEAAILEKNMLEASMEIRDFFRIRTHEAGGMFSFSGESVYVQAIRPI; translated from the coding sequence ATGGAAAACTCAATCAAAAATCAGGTGCAACAGCAATTCGCCAGAAATGCGGAGAAATACGTCAAGAGCAGCGGCCATGCCAAAGGAGAGGATTTGGCATGGCTTGTTACATGTTCCAAAGCGGATGAAACTATGGATGTACTCGATATTGCAACGGGCGGCGGACATGTAGCCAATGCTCTTGCCCCACTCGTTCGCCATGTGACAGCCCTTGATCTGACCGAGGAGATGCTGAATATAGCAGCCGCATTTATACGGGGGAACGGCCATACTAACGTCGGTTACATCGCAGGCGATGCGGAACGATTACCTTTTTCCGATGCTTCTTTCGATCTGGTTACATGCAGAATTGCCGCTCATCATTTTCCGGATATTCCCGCTTTTGTTCACGAAGCATTCCGTGTTGTCAAACCTGGCGGCAAACTGCTCCTTATTGATAATGTGGCCCCGGAAAACGAAAGCTTGGATCAATTTTACAATGCCATCGAAAAGCATAGAGATCCGAGCCACGTCCGGGCATGGAAAAAGACGGAATGGATCAGCCTTTTGGAGCAAACGGGTTTTCATGTGGAGATGATGGTTTCGTTTCCGAAAACATTTGAATTCCAAGATTGGTGTGAACGCTCAGCCCTCCCTGAAAAAGAAGCAGCAATTCTGGAGAAGAACATGCTTGAGGCTTCGATGGAAATTAGAGATTTCTTCCGCATTCGGACCCATGAAGCCGGCGGAATGTTCAGTTTTTCAGGCGAATCGGTTTATGTGCAAGCAATCCGTCCGATTTAG
- a CDS encoding carbohydrate ABC transporter permease → MPLANVLRKSALTLVMSVIAILLLFPIVITFTNSLTTAKEIEINYGPIGKINEASADRTAPFVNLKLLPDKVSLEQYGKVFVDNPKYLTMFWNSVLLVVPIIAGQTVVSALAAYAFAKLKFRGRDPLFLIYVLTMLMPFQVTLVPNYIMADKLGILNSANAVVLPGIFAAFGVFMLRQFMLDIPYVYIEAAKIDGAGHGRIFLRIILPMIKPGLAALIILLFVDYWNMVEQPLIFLDDPFKQPLSVYLSRINDGERGIAFAASMLYMTPMVLLFLYAESYFIEGIQLSGIKG, encoded by the coding sequence ATGCCACTTGCCAATGTGCTTCGAAAAAGCGCATTAACACTCGTGATGAGCGTAATTGCGATCCTGTTATTATTTCCTATTGTGATTACGTTCACGAATTCGCTGACGACAGCAAAGGAAATCGAAATCAATTACGGGCCTATTGGGAAAATAAACGAAGCGTCTGCCGATAGAACGGCTCCATTCGTCAATTTGAAATTGCTGCCGGATAAAGTGTCCTTAGAGCAATATGGCAAGGTGTTTGTGGACAATCCCAAATATCTCACGATGTTTTGGAACTCCGTACTGCTCGTGGTGCCGATTATTGCCGGTCAGACGGTGGTCAGTGCGCTTGCCGCATATGCTTTTGCCAAACTGAAGTTCCGCGGCAGGGATCCTCTATTTCTGATCTATGTGTTAACGATGCTGATGCCGTTTCAGGTAACGCTTGTGCCCAATTATATTATGGCGGATAAGCTTGGGATTCTGAACAGTGCCAATGCGGTTGTTTTGCCGGGGATTTTTGCGGCATTCGGCGTGTTTATGCTCAGACAGTTCATGCTGGATATTCCCTATGTCTATATTGAAGCTGCGAAAATAGACGGGGCCGGACATGGGCGGATCTTTCTTAGAATCATTCTGCCGATGATCAAGCCGGGATTGGCTGCGCTCATTATTTTATTGTTCGTCGATTATTGGAATATGGTCGAGCAGCCGCTTATTTTTTTGGATGACCCGTTCAAGCAGCCGCTATCGGTTTATTTATCCAGAATCAATGACGGGGAGCGGGGAATCGCATTTGCGGCTTCCATGCTGTACATGACCCCGATGGTGCTGCTGTTCCTGTATGCGGAATCGTATTTCATCGAAGGGATTCAATTGTCCGGCATTAAGGGTTAA
- a CDS encoding glycoside hydrolase family 35 protein codes for MTLLEIKDGQYVLDGQPFRILSGAIHYFRVVPEYWKDRLQKLKACGFNTVETYIPWNFHEPKEGEFVFDGMADVASFIQLAHEMGLYVIVRPSPYICAEWEFGGLPAWLLQNSDMGLRCYDPAYLAKVDRYYDVLIPKLVPLLSTNGGPILAVQVENEYGSFGNDTSYLEYLRDGLVARGVDVLLFTSDGPTDEMLIGGTIDGVHATVNFGSRVAESFAKFREHREHDPLMVMEYWNGWFDHWMEPHHVREASDVGQVLDDMLKAGSSINMYMFHGGTNFGFYNGANHPEKYEPTVTSYDYDAMLTEWGDLTSKYEAVREVFEKHGIKPGCSLPDPISKCTYGQVTLSECSPLFDELDTLSTPVKQAYIQPMEKFGQSYGFILYSTWVKGPRKGQKLYIQDVRDRAQVFLDGKLLGVVERWNPQPLDISVSKEGARLDILVENMGRVNYGPFLRDPKGIMEGVRVDNQFQYGWTIRTLPLEPASLSELSFTEGGEQVQGPAFYRGYVDVERIGDTFLRVDGWKKGVAWVNGFNLGRYWEAGPQQALYIPGPLLHKGRNEIILFELHGTPEEAIITLVDQPDLGSTALLDERHLNFVVEDESV; via the coding sequence ATGACTTTGCTGGAAATCAAGGATGGACAATATGTTTTGGACGGGCAGCCTTTCCGGATTCTGTCGGGAGCGATTCATTATTTCCGTGTCGTTCCGGAATATTGGAAAGATCGTCTGCAAAAGCTGAAGGCCTGCGGTTTTAATACGGTTGAGACTTATATTCCCTGGAACTTTCATGAACCTAAGGAAGGCGAATTTGTGTTTGACGGCATGGCCGATGTCGCTTCGTTTATCCAACTGGCGCATGAAATGGGACTTTATGTGATTGTAAGGCCAAGCCCATACATTTGCGCAGAATGGGAGTTCGGCGGGCTTCCGGCCTGGCTGCTGCAGAACAGCGACATGGGCCTGCGGTGTTATGATCCGGCTTATTTAGCCAAGGTGGACCGGTATTATGATGTGCTGATTCCTAAGCTGGTTCCTCTGCTATCGACCAACGGCGGGCCGATTTTGGCTGTTCAAGTCGAAAATGAATACGGAAGTTTTGGTAATGACACTTCTTACCTTGAATATCTTCGCGATGGTCTGGTTGCAAGAGGTGTGGATGTACTGCTCTTTACCTCCGACGGTCCAACCGATGAAATGCTGATTGGCGGTACGATAGACGGCGTGCATGCGACGGTGAATTTCGGATCCCGCGTTGCCGAATCCTTTGCCAAGTTCCGGGAGCATAGAGAGCATGATCCGCTAATGGTTATGGAATACTGGAATGGCTGGTTCGATCATTGGATGGAACCCCATCATGTCCGGGAGGCTTCTGATGTTGGCCAGGTGCTGGATGACATGCTGAAGGCAGGATCTTCAATCAACATGTACATGTTCCATGGCGGTACCAACTTCGGGTTCTACAACGGGGCGAATCATCCGGAAAAATACGAACCGACGGTGACAAGCTATGATTATGATGCGATGCTGACCGAATGGGGAGATTTAACAAGCAAGTATGAAGCCGTAAGGGAAGTGTTCGAGAAACATGGCATCAAACCGGGATGTTCCCTGCCTGATCCGATTTCCAAATGTACGTATGGACAGGTGACCTTGTCGGAATGCAGTCCGTTGTTTGATGAGCTGGACACATTGTCGACACCGGTAAAGCAGGCTTATATTCAACCAATGGAGAAATTCGGACAATCTTACGGGTTTATCCTGTATTCAACTTGGGTTAAAGGTCCGCGCAAGGGGCAAAAGCTTTATATTCAGGATGTCCGCGACCGGGCTCAGGTTTTCTTGGACGGAAAGCTGCTTGGCGTGGTGGAACGCTGGAATCCGCAGCCACTGGATATTTCAGTGTCGAAAGAGGGTGCTAGACTTGACATTCTCGTTGAAAACATGGGCCGGGTAAACTACGGACCATTTCTCCGGGATCCGAAAGGAATCATGGAAGGCGTGCGCGTCGATAACCAGTTCCAATACGGATGGACGATCAGAACGCTTCCGCTGGAGCCTGCTTCCCTGTCTGAGTTGAGTTTTACCGAAGGCGGGGAGCAAGTTCAAGGTCCGGCGTTTTACCGGGGTTATGTCGATGTGGAAAGAATCGGGGATACGTTCTTGAGAGTTGACGGCTGGAAAAAAGGCGTCGCTTGGGTGAATGGATTTAACCTAGGTCGTTATTGGGAGGCCGGTCCGCAGCAAGCTTTGTATATTCCTGGGCCATTGCTCCATAAAGGGCGTAATGAAATTATCCTGTTCGAGCTTCACGGCACGCCGGAAGAGGCGATCATTACGCTGGTTGACCAGCCGGACCTCGGAAGTACGGCTTTGCTGGACGAACGGCACTTGAATTTCGTGGTGGAGGATGAATCCGTCTAG